The stretch of DNA ATTTGATCAATTTACTGAACATATCTTATTGCATTGTCATATTTTATATGCTGAGCTATTGATTTTTAGCCAGGCTCGCAGCATGACTCTTTGGATCACTTAAGTCTTTCTGTTCTGCATCCAAGACTCTGGTcaagactgaaatatctcaaaaatgaatgatgatgatggattgCTATGAAATTTGGTGCAGATATTCATTGTTCCCAGAAAATGAACTCAACTGACCCCGGTGATCCCCAGACATTTCCTCTAGTGCCACCAGTGAATTGACAATTTATACTTTTAGCTGTATGTTAACAACCACTTGCTTGTACAAACGTTTTTATACCAGTTAGGCACAACTCCAATTGCTTTGCCAGTTAACAAATGCAAAACTAAGTCGGTTGTATTTGTTGTAACTGCTTTAGCAAGCCCTTGAATTTGTATAGATTTATCAGGTAAAGAAGTTGTCAAATATTTTCGTTTATGatcaaaaactcaaaatttaAATTGATATATTGAACTTGTTGTACTCACCCACACAATTTCTTTAATTAGATTGGCTGACTTGAGTAATAGATGTGGTGTCAGAGCAGGGTCCAGGTATTTTGAGGCGTGATCTATCATGATTGACAGGAGATAAGCAGGAGCTAAAGGGCCCCCGCCCGAGTCTGGAGAGGAATTTTTGGAGATTATCTCCTAGCAGAAAAGGGAAGGATAACCACAAGATATGGGGTCAAGGCTATTTGTAACTTACACAAAATAAGACGGTTATTATGCGTTCATTCATTTGTCCCAGGCTCACCTGTAACAAGGTATCCGCGTGCCGAGGATGAAATTTCAACACTGCCTCAGTTGATCCCAGGTACTGTCTCAGAGCTTCCTGTCTGTCTACCAGCCCTGAGGGACAGCAAGTCATGGGTGCATCAGCTTGCCATGGCAGAGTCAGTGCcagtggtggaggaggggtgACACGGGGGTCACGGTATAGGAAAAGGAAGTGGTTCCCCAGACCAATTACATCCCCAGGCTTTAGGACCGTCTCCCGGTAAAGGGCCACTCCATTGTGTGTGACTGCACCTCCCCTGAAGGGCCGCATCAGAGCTGAAATTAAATGAGATCAGTCAGACACAGATGATCTTCATTTCAAGTATACGGGAGCATGGAAATTAACACCTGCTTCAAATTTTGTTGGACACACTACTGGGTGTGAACATATGCTGGGACTACCTTGTCCAGTGGGCGTGTCAGGAACAGCCGAgtctctcctcaccagtaaaTGTCTGGCCAAAAGGTCAGGAGCAGAGAGGAACGTGTCAACCTTCAGAGGcctcttccccttcctctccctctctctatccttctctcgctctctcaatGTGGGCTTTCTTCCAAACATATGTGTATGTCCCGCCATGATGTACAAAACAAAAtcctaaacaaaacacacagtgcagAGTAGAAGAAAGTCAGGGAGGTCTGTTATCTTTCAAGTGGTATGGTTTATATCAATCTTCCATCAGATGTTAAGTTGAACACAAGGCAGCTGATAAGGTATGAAGTGTGTCACAGTTTGCTACAATGGAAATCTGTGTGAGGTCATTGTGTGAGATGGAATGATGCACACAGAGGGGTTTTGTGCCTTCGATAGCAAAATTGTTGAGCCATTGTGCTGCTCTAAGGCTTTTTTGTGCTGGATGCTGAATGGAAGAGACTTGTGGAGCGATGGAAACCCCGATGGTATGTGGCGATTACAGACATGCAGGTATGATGTCAGTTTTAGGGTGTGTGCACCTGTGTAGCCCTGCATAAATCCTCTGTATAAATCCTCCACAATATGAGTGCCAGTTTGTGTATGAGCACATTACTGTGCGTGCATCTTGCTACAGGGTACGTGTGTCAATGtgcttgtgtcagtgtgtgtttatgtatttagacagcgtgcatgtgtgtgtgtgggtgttgtttgtgaatatttgtgtgtctctgatatCATCTGTCAACATGTCTTGCCTTGCTCTGATCGTAACCCTGCAGCAACAGGAAGTAGGGTCGATCTGTGGGTGGAAGGATCAAACTTTGTGACATCACTTCCAGGTCACAGCTGGAGTAATCCCGCTCATCTTCTGCTGGCTGATTTGTCCATCCAACCTTTGCTTCAGCTTTTGACACCCTAATCTGAAATAGCAGGTTAAGACATGACAGTAAGAATAGAAACGTGTGCTGTTAATCCAGTTATTCCTCTCTGAATCAGCGCCTTTACCTCTCCATGCTGTGGGCTGATCATGCTCACGATGTTCTTCCTGTCCTGTACCCCTCCGTTGTTAGTAGCCCGGCTCCCAGAGCCACGTGGGTCATTGCCGACATGGTTGCCTTGGCGGCGGCGCAGACTGAGGTTCATGTCGCTGATGCTCCTCCTGAGCTCAGTGTTCCTTCCACGGTGGCCGCGCTCACCTTCCTCTGGTCCACCCCCTGATGACACCCTGCTCCGCCGCCAGCGCACACCTGTCACCCAGGCAGATAATTAGTGGGTCCATCAGTTGGACTCAGTGGTGTTAATAATCCTTCCGTTAATAAGTCTTACACATACCTTGGTAgttttctccttccctctcccgctccctttctctttctttttcctctctctcataGTCTTCCTTCCTTTGGATTTCAAAGCGCCGCTCAAATCCGTCCTTAGGCCGCCACATGTCCACTAACATCAAGGGACATTCCCAAGGAGAAACACCTCTCCGGCACTCTGTCTCCCACTTGATAGCTCCATCTGGCTGCTGGATGGGCTTTCCGATGACATCACACAACAGGAAGTCCTCTGGGCTGTGTTTCTGGAGAACTAAAAGGTAATGAATGAAGGGAGAAACAGGGTATGGATAATTATTTTTCCATAACACCGCTGTTTATGTTTATACTAAGTAATTCCCAAtttcttaaaaacattttgaccaCATAATTCTCCAGCACAGGTCCAAATGAGAGAAATTTTCCCCCTTTCATACCTGCGTCATctgcttcctccctctctctctcagtgtagCGAGTGATGACCTGGACGATGAGCTGTCTGGCTGTAGAATGGATGTTGGCCAGCAGGGAGCGATAGTTAGCTCCACTGGACAGGGCATCTCCATAGATCTTTATCAGACCTggggcagaggaagaggcaggGGGCAAGTagtggtgggaggagggggtcGCCGAATGGGCCCagacctctctctccctctcccccaccGCCCTGTCCCGGTCACTGTTGGAGCGCCCCCGCAGAAAAAGATGGGAAAGGCGCTTTGTGCGAGACTGGGGCCCAGCAGGCCGTGGCCTGAGGAAGGCTGGGGAGGGAGATGGGGATGGCGAAGGGGAAGCCAGCGAGGGGGTGGAGTTAGAAAGCGAAGAGGAAGGAGCAGAAGGGGCTTCGTGGAGGGAGGCTGCGTCAGAGCTGGTGGTCGACCTGGTAACAACAGAGGAGGGGAAGAcaaatggaggagagaggaaggagaaaggaagGGACCAGTCAGCTGTGAGTTATGACTGACAAACAAGGAcgaaaataaaacaaggaaagGTTACAAGGTTGAAAGGATCCTAATGACAGCGGAAGTAAGATAAAATGACCAATACTCAAACTGTTAAGTCAACAATACAATAGGAACAGGCCTCTAACTAAACAATAAGTAGCATGAAACCTTCCTAACCTGAGACAGAATATACTTGTGATGTAAGTAGaacaggaataaaaacatgAGGACTTCAGACTAACTTGACAGAAATTGCACTGGGCCAGCGACCTCCTAGCTTGGCAAAGTGTTTCCTGGGTGAGTTGATCCACAGACCTACTGGGAAATGGAGCTTCCTGAAGCGGGGACTGCCAGACCCCTCcatctgagaaaaagaaattatggTGATATTTGGATTTTCAAGTCACTGATCTGTAGTATGTTACCATACTATAAATGTTGGTTTCCTTCAATTTGCTGTTCCACTGTAGTGAGGAATGTGTTGCAGTAATGCCAGGACTGGAACAATATAACAATAGAATGATGTCACCTCCAAAAAATATCAACAGGATACCTAAGAGCAGGTTGTCAACAAGGAGAAgacagagtttaaaaaaacGAGACAAACAACCCCGATCCCTCCAGTGAATCCCCTGAAAATCATAGTGTATATTGCTGATTCTCAAACAGGAAGCAAGTTTTGTGGGACTCGGGCCCAGCTGTTGTACTGACAGGGAAAAACCCACTTCAAAGGTCACAGCCTGTCCACTTCTCAGGGTTACTTCTGTGTAACTTAGCACCAAAATTAGAGAACCACACTCGCTTTTATCTCCTTAACAATGTGGAAACCAAATTGGACATCTAAAGGAAAAACTGTATTCATCTggaaaaccaaaccaaagtttcttcttctgcactCCTCCATGCATTATATCTGAGAAGACTGAAAATCTCCTCATATCTTGACATGTGTGCCCACACCTAAAATCTGTGCTTGTCATTCTAGAAATAGACGACAAGCATCTTGCACTCGGTGTTGTGGTGGAATATTTCAAAAAACATCAAATCTAACGTATACAGGAAATGAAATCATGTGTTTTTAGAGATTACATAATGAATCCACTTACCCACAGAGCCCTCTGATCCTTCTGTTGTGTGTTATGATTATCCTTCCCACCTGAATGGTAAGGCGCAGCTCAAAGCAATCTAATTACCTTATATATTTCCTTCTCCTTGCAACAAAATTCCATTTTTTAAAGACCTAAACCTGGTGCAAATATAGAACCACATGTCTAAGTTAAAATacctttttcttcattttttttttctcttttcctcttagTGGACAAGCTCTGCTGCCTCTCTATCCCTGGCCCACGGTTCTCTGAGTCTATAGATAGAGAAACAGGCCCATTGTTCTAAGTGACAGAATTTCCTTCCTTTGCAGTGGACAACACCTATATCCtgagtgagtgagcgagagagggagagattggTAGAAAGCAATAGAAGGATGAACTTACACACAAATACGGGACCTTGTTGAGAATAATGCTATATTCTGTGTTGTATGCCACAAAAATCTTTCTGTTTTGAGTTGGTGTGAAAGAACAGAAATGGGGTGCCATTATTTCATCCAAATAAGGTCTAATTATATCACTCTGAGCACTTGGACAGAGAATGTCAATTTAAACAATGTACTATGTTATAATTTCACAATCAGTtcaccacacaacacaaaaaatatgtctgtgtgtcagtttgaAGTTTTTGCTGGAAAGAGAATGAAGGAAATGCACTCAGTAAGACAGGAAGCTAGAAGGAACGACAGACACCTGTGATCTCTGACCTGATCTTCAACAGGAAAATGGTTATGGAAAGGGAAAGGACACTGTCACTTTGTCCCAATAAAGGCGCTCAATCCTCACAAATCCACATTGACAGCTAAAAAAGtcatttcacaatgaaaaaatgTTCCCATTTCAAAGGGACTCCACTGCTTCAAAGCGACCGTACCCACTGAAAGAGAgcatattttgcatttaaatgtggACAATGTGAAGACTAAATTTAACATCATCCACCAATGGACTGATTTGAATTTCCACACTGAGGGACTAATATGTTATGTTTATCATATATGGGGTAATTTCATAAAGCAAATACAGATCATAAACATCCTGTGTTATGTTCtcaaacactgaaaagaaatgttttctttttaattttaaagtatTTTCCCATAACCTTAACAGACCTACATCTGTAACCTTTACTTGAATCAAGGA from Echeneis naucrates chromosome 6, fEcheNa1.1, whole genome shotgun sequence encodes:
- the rasip1 gene encoding ras-interacting protein 1, which gives rise to MEGSGSPRFRKLHFPVGLWINSPRKHFAKLGGRWPSAISVKSTTSSDAASLHEAPSAPSSSLSNSTPSLASPSPSPSPSPAFLRPRPAGPQSRTKRLSHLFLRGRSNSDRDRAVGEREREVWAHSATPSSHHYLPPASSSAPGLIKIYGDALSSGANYRSLLANIHSTARQLIVQVITRYTEREREEADDAVLQKHSPEDFLLCDVIGKPIQQPDGAIKWETECRRGVSPWECPLMLVDMWRPKDGFERRFEIQRKEDYEREEKEREREREREGENYQGVRWRRSRVSSGGGPEEGERGHRGRNTELRRSISDMNLSLRRRQGNHVGNDPRGSGSRATNNGGVQDRKNIVSMISPQHGEIRVSKAEAKVGWTNQPAEDERDYSSCDLEVMSQSLILPPTDRPYFLLLQGYDQSKDFVLYIMAGHTHMFGRKPTLREREKDRERERKGKRPLKVDTFLSAPDLLARHLLVRRDSAVPDTPTGQALMRPFRGGAVTHNGVALYRETVLKPGDVIGLGNHFLFLYRDPRVTPPPPLALTLPWQADAPMTCCPSGLVDRQEALRQYLGSTEAVLKFHPRHADTLLQEIISKNSSPDSGGGPLAPAYLLSIMIDHASKYLDPALTPHLLLKSANLIKEIVWDNIKEFGDKHPTQNSTEQEGEINTPNVQQLSSDLRPLMFWMSNATELLNFFQVKVETMEKEWEFEAPGDPVLTADMDTCSEALAQLDDVIMHTFQQCVYHLTKTLYSLLPALLDTNPFSSEEKEKEKDGAGGAETEEKRGDEGEVDDVSALPPKVAGLVEVYRCSLMLSREACLSPPLTSQTFGYLFFFTNTSLLNTLLERDGLFSWSRAVQIRTNLDLVLDWLQGAGLGDIASEFMKKLSVTVNFLCIPKTRLIQSSWMSLLEDHALLSPAQLHHLLTHYKLGPTRAPPASWAPPPGTELSGDIFESFLDHPPLILPNETPRLDLSQPIPSTELQKEVTRLRTFLWGLDQDELPANQRTRL